A genomic window from Thalassoroseus pseudoceratinae includes:
- the lpxK gene encoding tetraacyldisaccharide 4'-kinase yields the protein MDTASFLDLISGRKQGLLASGSRLGLRILSYGYSAAARIRNLLFDVGWKRSHEVSASIISVGNLTTGGTGKTPFVAYLANYFTERNIKVGLLSRGYGSLDGEENDEKRVLNRLCPGVPHRQNPNRVQIARESVAEDHTSVLILDDGFQHRRLARDFDIVLIDATNPWGYGHILPRGLLREPRTGLKRASLAVITRVDQISPDQLTQLRTEINRIAPDLKVIEVSYPADQFIGLDNELTPLVAHPNEKVVAFCGIGNPDSFYQMLTHAGFALAPETFRIFPDHHAYSKTDLNSLAEFAHQHHASSVLTTLKDLVKISPNDWTGPPLKAVSIRTQIHAGADELHQHLDRFIQPKPASDPDAHG from the coding sequence ATGGATACCGCTTCGTTTCTCGATCTGATCTCCGGCCGAAAACAGGGACTGCTCGCCAGCGGAAGTCGGCTCGGACTACGAATCCTCTCCTACGGTTATTCCGCCGCGGCTCGCATTCGCAATCTGTTGTTCGATGTCGGCTGGAAACGTTCGCATGAGGTTTCGGCGTCGATTATCAGCGTCGGCAATCTCACCACCGGCGGGACCGGGAAAACACCGTTTGTCGCGTATCTGGCGAACTACTTCACCGAACGGAATATCAAAGTCGGTTTACTTAGTCGGGGGTACGGTTCGCTTGACGGCGAAGAGAACGACGAGAAGCGCGTCTTGAACCGTCTCTGCCCTGGTGTCCCGCACCGCCAGAATCCCAATCGTGTCCAAATTGCACGAGAATCGGTTGCCGAGGATCACACTTCGGTTTTGATTCTCGATGACGGTTTCCAGCATCGGCGACTTGCGCGGGATTTCGATATCGTGCTCATCGACGCCACTAACCCATGGGGATACGGACACATCTTGCCGCGAGGCTTGCTCCGTGAACCCCGTACCGGATTGAAGCGGGCGAGTCTCGCGGTGATCACGCGTGTCGATCAGATCTCGCCGGATCAACTCACACAATTACGGACCGAGATCAACCGAATTGCTCCGGATCTCAAGGTCATCGAAGTCAGTTACCCAGCCGATCAATTCATCGGCCTCGACAACGAACTCACACCACTCGTTGCCCATCCGAACGAAAAGGTCGTTGCATTCTGCGGGATCGGTAACCCGGATAGTTTCTACCAAATGCTAACACACGCCGGTTTTGCCCTGGCACCGGAGACGTTCCGCATCTTTCCGGACCATCACGCCTACTCAAAAACCGATTTGAATTCGCTCGCGGAATTCGCACACCAACACCACGCCAGCAGCGTGCTCACGACGCTCAAAGACCTCGTTAAAATCTCGCCCAATGATTGGACCGGCCCGCCGTTGAAAGCCGTCAGCATCCGCACGCAGATTCACGCCGGAGCCGACGAACTTCATCAGCACTTAGACCGGTTCATTCAACCGAAGCCTGCGAGCGATCCCGACGCACATGGATAA
- a CDS encoding c-type cytochrome domain-containing protein: MRLSHILLTLNCILASIVQAADPEPDYAKDVAPILRKYCTGCHNQEDKEGGLSLETFAQINAGGKHGPALTAGSVDSSRMIAMMTGKAKPVMPPDGLDVPTEAEIETLKSWVESGAKGPEGAEPSRRTLLVPKLTPAKTSPAITAVAWSSEHTVATGTFQRVNIIPRSGNGQPQPLEIPHGAVNDLEFTADGKQLLVATGVSGLYGQVLLFDTKDWSVVQEFRGHRDTLYAATLSPDGSVLATAGYDRQIILWDVKTGEPLRTLEGHNGAVYDLAFHPDGKLLASASGDETGKIWDVASGRRFDTLSQPEAEQYVIAFHPNGNQVVAAGADNRIRVWRFVSRTKQRINPLLHARFAHEGAVVAMAFSPDGKRLLTASEDRVVKLWETDGYTELQAWEDQADVVQTLAFSPDGRQFVLGLMDGTLSTRTVPTIEPNSQPNAAKIEARLVESAGETKKVTEAEPNNQPGTATPVSVPAEIQGVIEDAGEVDLFRWSAKAGEQWVIETNAARSKSPLDTKIEVLTTIGDPILRTQLQAVRDSYFTFRGKDSNTSDDFRVHNWQEMELDEYFFSNGEVNRLWLYPRGPDSGFKVYPGRGKRYTYFDTPALSHALGEPGYIVRPIPPTEEVVPNGLPVFPIYFENDDDGQRKLGADSKLTFTAPADGDYLVRIQDVRGFGGANYQYKLTIRPRQPDFRVRLVGANPKVNAGSGKEFRVEATRLDDFSGPIQVDIASVPPGFEVTTPLVIEAGQEIAYGVVTAKAEMPDNAETPADTPPAIKVTASAEIHGERITKTVNSLGQLERVDKPSLRLQLLPADPNTSFDPSKPLELTVSPGETIAARVRIERNGVGGPISFGKDDSGRNLPHGAFVDNIGLNGLLIMPEKNERVFFITASPITREGTRTFHLNTGSGGGQASAPAIIHVRRDRSQASVE, from the coding sequence ATGAGACTTTCACATATTCTATTGACTTTGAACTGCATACTAGCTTCGATCGTTCAAGCGGCGGATCCCGAACCGGACTATGCCAAGGATGTGGCGCCGATTCTGCGGAAGTATTGCACGGGATGTCACAACCAGGAAGACAAGGAAGGCGGATTGTCACTAGAGACGTTTGCCCAGATCAACGCCGGTGGCAAACACGGACCAGCATTGACCGCGGGAAGTGTGGACTCCAGTCGCATGATTGCCATGATGACTGGCAAAGCGAAGCCTGTTATGCCGCCAGATGGTTTGGATGTCCCTACGGAAGCGGAAATCGAGACTCTGAAATCGTGGGTCGAGTCAGGTGCGAAGGGACCAGAAGGCGCAGAACCGAGTCGTCGAACATTGCTCGTGCCGAAACTGACTCCGGCCAAAACGAGTCCGGCGATCACTGCGGTGGCTTGGTCGTCTGAGCATACGGTTGCGACGGGAACTTTTCAAAGAGTGAATATCATTCCCAGGAGTGGTAACGGGCAACCGCAACCACTCGAAATACCTCACGGGGCCGTCAACGATCTGGAATTTACTGCTGATGGCAAACAATTGCTCGTTGCGACCGGTGTCTCGGGACTTTATGGACAGGTTCTTCTTTTCGATACCAAAGATTGGTCCGTTGTTCAGGAGTTTCGAGGGCATCGTGATACGTTGTACGCGGCAACGCTAAGTCCCGATGGCTCGGTGCTTGCCACTGCGGGGTACGATCGGCAGATCATTCTGTGGGACGTGAAAACCGGTGAGCCGTTGCGAACGCTCGAAGGCCACAACGGGGCGGTTTACGACTTGGCATTTCACCCAGACGGCAAATTGCTTGCGAGTGCTAGTGGCGACGAAACTGGGAAGATTTGGGATGTTGCAAGTGGGCGTCGATTCGACACGCTCTCTCAACCGGAGGCCGAACAATACGTCATCGCGTTTCACCCGAACGGCAATCAGGTTGTTGCTGCGGGGGCTGACAATCGAATTCGCGTTTGGAGATTTGTCTCGCGAACGAAGCAGCGAATCAATCCACTTCTGCATGCTCGATTTGCTCATGAAGGAGCAGTCGTCGCGATGGCATTTTCGCCGGATGGCAAACGATTGCTGACGGCCTCGGAAGACCGAGTTGTCAAACTATGGGAAACAGACGGCTATACCGAGTTGCAAGCCTGGGAAGATCAGGCGGATGTCGTGCAAACGTTGGCATTCTCACCAGATGGTCGGCAGTTTGTGTTGGGGCTTATGGATGGCACATTGTCGACACGCACCGTCCCCACGATTGAGCCGAATTCACAGCCGAATGCCGCGAAGATTGAGGCTCGATTGGTCGAGTCTGCCGGTGAGACAAAGAAGGTCACGGAAGCAGAGCCGAACAATCAGCCAGGGACCGCCACGCCCGTTTCGGTTCCCGCCGAAATTCAAGGTGTGATCGAAGACGCCGGGGAAGTTGACCTATTTCGTTGGTCGGCAAAGGCGGGTGAGCAGTGGGTGATTGAAACGAACGCCGCCCGCTCCAAGTCGCCGCTCGATACAAAAATTGAAGTGCTCACCACGATTGGTGATCCGATCTTGCGAACGCAATTGCAAGCTGTTCGGGATTCTTATTTCACATTCCGTGGCAAGGACTCCAACACCAGCGACGACTTCCGCGTGCATAATTGGCAGGAAATGGAACTCGACGAATACTTCTTCTCGAATGGCGAGGTCAATCGGCTTTGGTTGTACCCTCGCGGGCCGGACTCGGGATTCAAAGTCTACCCTGGCCGGGGGAAACGATACACGTACTTTGATACGCCCGCTTTGTCGCATGCACTGGGCGAGCCGGGTTACATCGTGCGACCGATTCCTCCCACTGAGGAAGTCGTACCCAATGGGTTGCCGGTGTTTCCAATCTATTTCGAAAACGACGATGACGGCCAACGCAAACTCGGTGCGGATTCCAAACTGACCTTCACCGCTCCGGCAGATGGAGATTACTTGGTTCGCATTCAAGATGTTCGTGGGTTTGGAGGGGCGAACTATCAATACAAGCTCACCATTCGGCCTCGCCAACCCGATTTTCGAGTGCGATTGGTCGGAGCAAACCCCAAGGTCAATGCTGGGAGCGGCAAAGAGTTCCGGGTCGAAGCAACACGTCTAGACGATTTCAGCGGCCCGATTCAAGTGGACATTGCCAGCGTACCGCCGGGTTTCGAAGTGACGACGCCGTTGGTGATCGAAGCCGGTCAGGAGATTGCTTACGGTGTTGTGACCGCCAAAGCAGAGATGCCCGACAACGCCGAGACACCGGCCGACACGCCGCCTGCCATCAAAGTCACTGCATCTGCGGAGATCCATGGAGAGCGGATTACGAAAACCGTCAATAGCCTGGGGCAGTTGGAACGGGTCGACAAACCGAGTTTGCGACTTCAGTTGCTCCCCGCCGACCCGAATACGTCGTTCGATCCCTCGAAACCACTCGAACTCACGGTTTCGCCGGGAGAAACAATTGCGGCTCGTGTGCGGATTGAACGCAACGGTGTGGGCGGGCCGATCAGTTTCGGCAAAGATGATTCTGGTCGCAATCTGCCGCACGGGGCGTTTGTGGACAACATCGGACTCAACGGTTTGCTCATCATGCCTGAGAAGAACGAACGCGTGTTCTTTATTACCGCATCGCCGATCACACGGGAAGGCACGCGAACGTTCCATCTCAATACCGGATCGGGTGGCGGGCAGGCGTCGGCGCCGGCAATTATCCATGTGCGTCGGGATCGCTCGCAGGCTTCGGTTGAATGA
- a CDS encoding DUF1549 and DUF1553 domain-containing protein, whose translation MNTMGTPRTFALGIGMLIALSSVLDPISLNADETTINAPEGGWSFRNHVLPILSRYGCNSGACHGALAGKGGFKLSLRGYDPDRDHYVITRQARGRRIAPRDPGRSLLLAKPTGAIPHKGGLRFEPDSSDYRILADWISAGAPSPKADDPRLKKLEVLPNRITLKPQDEQPLTVRAHYTDGRVEDVTRWAMFTSTNEAVCRVNDEGVVNVVGSGEGAVTVWFSSQISVARMTVPYDQNISAEVYTTAERHNFIDDLVLKKLKELNLKPSPLADDATFLRRAYIDTIGTLPTANETRDFLADTSPDKRDRLIDHLLARPEFNDYWTLKWSDILLLSGTKLRPKALETYYQWIHSHVERNTPWDEFVREIVTAQGSSYENGATNFYSLHQTPEDMTENVSQAFLGLSIACAKCHNHPLEKWTNNQYYAMANLFARVRTKGWGGDSRNGDGLRTLYVATSGDLVQPLTGKPQPPTPLDGEPLPFDDPGDRREQLADWLTSPENPYFSRSIANRVWANFMNVGLVESVDDMRKSNPASNEELLDALANHLVENDFDLKSLMRTILQSATYQRSSQPLPENEDEQRYYSRYYPERMMAEVLLDGISQVTSVPTQFKEIEFPGADVRKTDFYKPGTRAIALYDSAVRSYFLKTFGRNPRDITCECERSEEPSMVQVLHLSNGDTVNEKLRANDSRVTQLLNEKKSSDEIVETVYLSALSRLPTVREREQLTSLIEAAPEQEKRTAIEDLFWAVLTSKEFLFSH comes from the coding sequence ATGAACACAATGGGCACTCCGCGAACATTCGCCCTCGGTATCGGGATGCTGATCGCACTCAGCAGTGTACTCGATCCGATATCTCTGAACGCAGACGAAACAACGATCAACGCCCCTGAGGGCGGTTGGAGTTTCCGCAATCACGTGTTGCCGATTCTCTCGCGATACGGTTGCAACTCTGGAGCGTGTCACGGGGCGTTGGCGGGGAAGGGCGGTTTCAAGTTGTCGCTTCGCGGGTACGATCCCGACCGTGATCACTATGTGATTACTCGCCAAGCTCGCGGACGCCGTATCGCTCCGCGTGACCCAGGACGGAGTTTGCTCCTCGCGAAACCAACCGGTGCCATCCCGCACAAAGGTGGACTTCGGTTTGAACCGGACTCCTCGGATTATCGAATCCTTGCCGACTGGATCTCTGCCGGTGCACCAAGCCCAAAGGCCGACGATCCGCGATTGAAGAAACTCGAAGTTCTACCGAACCGAATCACACTCAAACCCCAAGACGAGCAACCGTTGACCGTGCGGGCTCACTATACCGATGGCCGTGTCGAAGACGTGACCCGCTGGGCCATGTTTACGTCGACCAACGAAGCCGTCTGCCGTGTCAATGACGAGGGAGTCGTCAATGTGGTCGGTTCGGGAGAAGGTGCAGTGACGGTTTGGTTCTCAAGCCAAATCTCAGTTGCTCGGATGACGGTTCCCTATGATCAGAACATCTCTGCGGAAGTCTATACAACAGCCGAACGCCACAATTTTATTGATGACCTGGTTCTGAAAAAACTGAAAGAACTCAATCTCAAACCGTCCCCACTAGCCGATGACGCAACATTTCTTCGTCGCGCCTATATTGACACGATTGGCACTTTGCCCACCGCTAACGAAACTCGTGATTTCCTGGCAGACACGAGCCCCGATAAACGCGATCGTTTGATTGACCATCTCCTGGCCCGTCCGGAGTTTAATGACTATTGGACTCTCAAGTGGTCTGACATTTTGTTGCTCAGCGGCACTAAGCTTCGGCCAAAAGCATTAGAAACATATTATCAGTGGATTCACTCGCACGTCGAACGGAATACACCCTGGGATGAGTTCGTTCGAGAAATTGTGACGGCTCAAGGATCGAGTTATGAGAACGGGGCGACGAATTTCTATTCGTTGCATCAAACTCCCGAGGATATGACAGAGAATGTCTCACAGGCGTTTCTTGGTCTGTCGATTGCGTGTGCGAAATGTCACAATCATCCTTTGGAGAAGTGGACGAATAACCAATACTATGCAATGGCGAATCTCTTTGCCCGAGTGCGAACCAAAGGTTGGGGCGGGGACTCACGCAATGGCGATGGCTTGCGGACGTTGTATGTCGCAACAAGTGGCGACTTAGTTCAGCCGCTCACCGGCAAACCCCAACCACCAACCCCACTCGATGGCGAACCGCTGCCGTTCGATGATCCAGGGGACCGACGCGAACAACTTGCCGACTGGCTAACTTCACCGGAGAACCCGTACTTCTCACGTTCGATTGCGAATCGAGTATGGGCGAACTTTATGAATGTCGGGCTGGTTGAGTCCGTTGATGACATGCGAAAGTCAAACCCTGCTAGCAACGAAGAGTTGCTTGACGCACTCGCGAACCATCTCGTCGAAAATGACTTTGATCTCAAATCGCTGATGCGAACTATCTTGCAGTCGGCGACCTATCAACGCAGTAGTCAGCCGCTACCGGAAAACGAGGACGAACAACGGTACTACAGTCGGTACTATCCGGAGCGAATGATGGCAGAGGTTCTGTTGGACGGCATCTCCCAGGTAACGTCCGTACCAACTCAGTTTAAAGAGATTGAGTTTCCCGGTGCCGATGTTCGCAAGACAGACTTTTACAAGCCCGGCACGCGTGCGATTGCCCTTTATGATTCGGCTGTGCGTTCCTATTTCCTAAAAACATTCGGCCGCAACCCGCGTGATATCACGTGTGAGTGTGAACGCAGCGAGGAACCTAGCATGGTCCAAGTCTTGCATCTTTCGAATGGGGATACAGTCAACGAGAAACTGCGAGCCAACGATAGCCGAGTCACTCAGTTGCTCAATGAGAAGAAGTCGTCTGATGAGATTGTCGAGACAGTCTATCTATCGGCTTTGTCTCGGCTGCCAACTGTTCGTGAACGAGAACAGCTGACCTCTTTGATCGAAGCGGCGCCGGAACAAGAGAAACGCACAGCGATTGAAGACTTGTTTTGGGCTGTTTTGACGAGTAAAGAATTCTTGTTTAGCCACTAA
- a CDS encoding DUF1501 domain-containing protein, whose amino-acid sequence MLNLTGRGTAHTCDGLNRRDFLQVGTLGVTGLTLADYQAAQAAGTVDGSKDDRACIMIFNLGAPSQLDTFDMKPDAPAEIRGPFQPTSTAVPDLHLSEILPRHAEIADKISFVRSCHHRGAAVHDAGWQMMQTGRLFTGGVNTPHIGGTVSYLRGRKTDLPPFVVLPETMGRGGGNLPNGQSGGFLGKAHDPFALMADPSQPNFQVPDLLPPKTLGEARLTRRRKMRDIVDETIRNFEATENAQLLDDNFHAAFRLMTSPQARDAFDLSKEPQSLREKYGMTRFGQCCLLARRLIEAGVRFITINTFLTVFNELTWDIHGSKPFTSIEGMKNNVAPMYDQAYAALIEDLVDRGLLENTLVCNLAEFGRTPKVNPAGGRDHWPQCFTTYFAGGGVQGGRVVGASDPIGGVPADRPCEPADIAATIYHSLGFDLESTLPGPAGRPFPLVDFGHKEIHELF is encoded by the coding sequence ATGTTGAACCTAACCGGTCGCGGAACAGCACACACCTGTGACGGCCTGAATCGTCGAGATTTTCTTCAGGTTGGAACGCTGGGTGTCACCGGCTTGACGCTCGCTGACTATCAGGCTGCCCAAGCTGCCGGTACGGTTGATGGTTCCAAAGACGACCGCGCTTGCATCATGATTTTCAACCTGGGGGCACCGAGTCAGCTCGACACGTTCGACATGAAACCGGATGCACCAGCCGAAATTCGCGGACCGTTCCAACCGACCTCAACTGCCGTTCCGGATTTGCATCTGTCCGAGATTCTACCACGACATGCGGAGATCGCCGATAAGATCTCGTTCGTCCGTTCGTGTCACCATCGTGGTGCGGCCGTTCATGATGCTGGTTGGCAAATGATGCAAACCGGTCGGTTGTTCACCGGAGGCGTCAACACGCCTCACATCGGCGGCACCGTGAGTTACCTTCGCGGACGAAAAACCGACTTACCGCCGTTCGTGGTCCTGCCGGAAACGATGGGGCGCGGCGGTGGAAACCTGCCCAACGGACAAAGCGGGGGATTTCTCGGTAAAGCTCATGATCCGTTCGCATTGATGGCGGATCCTTCCCAACCAAATTTCCAAGTGCCGGACTTACTCCCACCGAAGACATTGGGGGAAGCCCGGTTGACCCGTCGGCGGAAAATGCGGGACATTGTCGACGAAACCATCCGCAACTTCGAAGCCACCGAGAATGCTCAGTTGCTCGACGACAACTTCCACGCCGCCTTCCGCTTGATGACCAGCCCGCAAGCCCGAGACGCGTTCGATCTCTCTAAAGAACCGCAGTCGCTTCGGGAAAAATACGGAATGACGCGTTTCGGCCAGTGTTGTTTGCTTGCTCGGCGACTCATCGAAGCTGGCGTGCGATTCATCACGATTAACACTTTCCTCACCGTCTTCAATGAGTTGACCTGGGACATCCACGGCTCTAAGCCGTTCACCAGCATTGAAGGCATGAAGAACAACGTGGCTCCGATGTACGATCAAGCGTATGCGGCGTTGATCGAGGATCTTGTCGATCGTGGATTGCTGGAAAACACCTTGGTGTGCAATTTGGCCGAGTTCGGCCGGACGCCGAAAGTCAATCCGGCTGGCGGACGCGATCACTGGCCGCAGTGTTTCACCACATATTTCGCGGGCGGTGGCGTTCAGGGGGGACGCGTCGTTGGTGCGAGTGACCCCATCGGTGGCGTTCCCGCCGATCGGCCCTGTGAACCCGCCGACATCGCCGCAACGATCTATCACAGTCTAGGCTTCGATCTGGAATCCACTTTGCCCGGTCCCGCGGGTCGACCGTTTCCGCTTGTTGATTTCGGTCACAAGGAAATCCACGAATTGTTTTGA